Proteins encoded together in one Desulfovibrio sp. UCD-KL4C window:
- a CDS encoding phosphatidate cytidylyltransferase — protein MTLSSLQQRIITSVLLVLALFSALYLGGYILIGAVTLFAVVALNEFYSMFWKDKSHYISKLIGIASGAAIVLTASLSSPTWVLILLLGIFWIYNFKFLFSYSANPDEASYKNSLILFSGLIYIPLSLQFLTSMTSWEILFVLLSSSASDTAAFYAGTYLGKKKIWPRISPKKSWAGSIGGFIVCIVCCTVYGRALGNAPVLYWAILAASLNLASQMGDFFESALKRKLDVKDSGKILPGHGGVLDRIDSLVLALPVYILARQIHAFF, from the coding sequence ATGACTTTAAGCTCTTTGCAACAACGGATTATAACCTCAGTACTTCTTGTCTTGGCACTTTTTTCAGCACTATATTTAGGCGGGTATATCCTTATCGGCGCAGTTACGCTTTTTGCCGTTGTCGCTCTCAATGAATTTTATTCTATGTTCTGGAAAGACAAATCACACTATATTTCCAAATTAATCGGAATCGCTTCAGGAGCTGCAATAGTTTTAACAGCATCTTTATCTTCCCCGACATGGGTACTAATCTTACTCCTCGGCATATTTTGGATTTACAATTTTAAATTCCTTTTTTCTTATAGTGCAAATCCAGACGAAGCTTCATATAAAAATTCCCTGATCCTTTTTTCCGGACTTATTTATATTCCTTTGTCACTCCAATTTTTAACTTCCATGACCAGCTGGGAAATATTATTTGTTCTACTTTCATCCTCTGCATCCGATACTGCCGCATTTTATGCCGGAACATATTTGGGGAAAAAGAAAATATGGCCACGCATCAGCCCCAAAAAATCATGGGCAGGATCAATCGGAGGCTTTATTGTATGCATTGTTTGTTGCACAGTTTATGGAAGAGCGTTAGGCAATGCACCTGTACTTTACTGGGCAATACTTGCCGCTTCTTTAAATCTCGCCTCTCAGATGGGGGACTTTTTTGAATCAGCACTAAAACGTAAATTAGACGTTAAAGATTCAGGAAAGATTTTACCGGGACATGGCGGAGTCTTAGACAGAATAGACAGTCTTGTCCTTGCGCTTCCAGTGTATATTCTGGCAAGACAGATACACGCCTTTTTCTAA
- the dxr gene encoding 1-deoxy-D-xylulose-5-phosphate reductoisomerase, whose protein sequence is MKTYISPWPATAKLPNFPRTISILGCTGSIGTNTLNVIEQHPDLFKITALAGGRNAKLLAQQAIKHRPAYLAVLSDKIAEELTTLLPADYKPEILTGPEAYVTLASLEEVDVVLSSIVGAAGFEPTLAAAKKGKMIALANKESLVLGGHIIRATCHATGATILPVDSEHNALFQGLAGHNGSDVSRLILTASGGPFRGKSKEFLENVTRAQALNHPNWDMGAKISIDSATLMNKGLEVIEACHLYGLPPEQIDVVVHPQSIIHSLVEYVDGSQLGHLGLPNMQIPIAYSICFPKVVPLDLKPLNLAEIGTLTFEKPDLEVFPCLKLAFEAFSAGQSHPIVLNAANEVAVDLFLHEKIGFTDIPSIIDSALEQHTSCDVSEARAVLELDVKTRRDVMNSIA, encoded by the coding sequence TTGAAAACATACATATCCCCTTGGCCTGCTACTGCAAAACTACCGAATTTCCCTAGAACAATTTCTATTTTGGGCTGCACCGGTTCAATCGGAACTAACACACTAAACGTAATTGAACAGCATCCTGATCTTTTTAAAATAACAGCTCTTGCAGGCGGCAGAAATGCTAAACTTCTAGCACAACAGGCAATTAAGCACCGCCCTGCTTACCTTGCAGTTCTTTCAGATAAAATTGCTGAAGAGTTAACTACGTTGCTCCCAGCTGATTATAAACCTGAAATTCTTACAGGTCCCGAAGCATATGTAACATTAGCTTCACTTGAAGAAGTAGATGTTGTTCTTTCTTCTATTGTAGGAGCAGCCGGATTCGAACCGACTCTTGCCGCAGCAAAGAAAGGAAAAATGATTGCTTTGGCTAACAAAGAATCACTAGTTCTTGGTGGACACATTATCAGAGCCACCTGCCATGCAACAGGCGCAACTATTTTACCTGTCGATTCTGAACACAATGCCCTGTTTCAAGGCCTTGCAGGACATAACGGATCAGACGTAAGCAGACTTATCCTGACAGCTTCCGGCGGTCCATTCCGTGGTAAAAGCAAAGAATTTCTTGAAAATGTTACCCGCGCACAGGCCCTCAACCATCCCAACTGGGATATGGGGGCAAAAATCAGCATAGACTCCGCAACCCTTATGAATAAGGGACTTGAGGTTATCGAAGCTTGCCATTTATACGGTCTTCCACCTGAACAAATTGATGTAGTTGTCCATCCGCAAAGTATTATTCATTCACTTGTTGAATATGTTGACGGTTCACAGCTTGGACACCTAGGCCTTCCTAACATGCAAATTCCAATTGCATACAGCATCTGTTTCCCGAAGGTAGTTCCTCTTGATTTAAAACCTTTGAACCTTGCAGAAATAGGAACTCTAACTTTTGAAAAACCTGACCTTGAGGTTTTCCCCTGTTTGAAATTAGCGTTTGAAGCTTTCTCCGCAGGACAAAGTCACCCTATAGTATTAAATGCGGCCAATGAAGTGGCTGTAGACCTATTTCTACATGAAAAAATCGGGTTCACTGACATCCCTTCAATAATAGACTCAGCACTGGAACAGCATACTTCCTGCGACGTAAGTGAAGCGAGAGCCGTTCTGGAGCTTGATGTCAAAACCAGACGCGATGTTATGAACTCTATCGCATAA